A single genomic interval of Bradyrhizobium sp. sBnM-33 harbors:
- a CDS encoding thymidylate synthase gives MNQYHDLLERILSDGAEKHDRTGTGTLSIFGHQMRFNLSAGFPMLTTKRLPLKAIVHELLWFLAGDTNIKYLKDHGVSIWDEWADANGDLGPVYGSQWRSWPAPDGRSIDQISNVIDMIKRNPDSRRLIVTAWNPADVDKMALPPCHCLFQFYVANGKLSCQLYQRSADVFLGVPFNIASYSLLTMMVAQVTGLKPGDFVHSLGDAHLYSNHLEQARLQLTRPTRPLPVMKINPDVKDIFAFRYEDFALEGYDPHPHIKAEVAV, from the coding sequence ATGAACCAGTACCACGATCTGCTCGAACGGATCCTCTCAGACGGCGCGGAAAAGCATGACCGCACCGGCACCGGCACGCTGTCGATCTTCGGTCACCAGATGCGCTTCAACCTGTCGGCCGGCTTTCCGATGCTGACCACCAAGCGCCTGCCGCTGAAGGCGATCGTGCATGAATTGCTGTGGTTTCTCGCCGGCGACACCAACATCAAATATCTCAAGGACCACGGCGTTTCGATCTGGGATGAATGGGCCGACGCCAACGGCGATCTCGGCCCGGTCTACGGGTCGCAATGGCGCTCGTGGCCGGCGCCGGACGGGCGCAGCATCGACCAGATTTCCAATGTCATCGACATGATCAAGCGTAACCCGGATTCACGGCGGCTGATCGTGACCGCCTGGAATCCGGCCGACGTCGACAAGATGGCGCTGCCGCCCTGTCACTGCCTGTTTCAGTTCTATGTCGCGAACGGCAAGCTATCCTGCCAGCTCTATCAGCGCTCGGCCGACGTGTTCCTCGGCGTGCCCTTTAACATCGCGTCCTATTCATTGCTGACGATGATGGTGGCGCAGGTGACGGGACTAAAGCCCGGTGACTTCGTGCACTCGCTGGGTGACGCGCATCTCTACTCCAACCACCTCGAGCAGGCGCGGCTGCAACTGACGCGGCCGACGCGGCCGTTGCCGGTCATGAAGATCAATCCTGACGTGAAGGATATCTTCGCGTTCCGCTACGAGGATTTCGCGCTCGAAGGCTACGATCCGCACCCGCACATCAAGGCCGAAGTCGCTGTATGA
- a CDS encoding GNAT family N-acetyltransferase: MSLTIRRARPGEAGLVLSFVRELAEYEKLLHEVEATEAGIDAALFGANPRLFCEIAEWDGEPAGFAVWFVNFSTFSGRSGIYLEDLFVRPALRGKGIGKALLVHLARECVANGWSRLQWAVLDWNTPSIEFYKSLGAVLMDEWTVCRVGGPALAALAEGTR; the protein is encoded by the coding sequence ATGTCGCTGACGATCCGCCGCGCGCGCCCGGGCGAAGCGGGACTTGTCCTGTCCTTCGTTCGCGAACTCGCCGAATACGAAAAGCTGCTGCACGAAGTGGAAGCGACCGAAGCCGGTATCGATGCGGCGCTGTTCGGCGCCAATCCGCGCCTGTTCTGCGAGATTGCCGAGTGGGACGGAGAGCCGGCCGGCTTCGCGGTCTGGTTCGTGAATTTTTCAACCTTCAGCGGTCGCTCCGGCATCTATCTGGAAGATCTGTTCGTCCGCCCGGCGCTGCGCGGTAAGGGAATCGGCAAGGCGCTGCTGGTGCATCTCGCGAGGGAATGCGTGGCGAACGGCTGGTCGCGCTTACAGTGGGCGGTGCTCGACTGGAATACGCCGTCTATTGAATTCTATAAGTCGCTCGGTGCGGTCTTGATGGACGAGTGGACGGTGTGCCGGGTCGGCGGTCCGGCGCTCGCGGCGCTGGCGGAAGGGACGCGGTAA
- the hflK gene encoding FtsH protease activity modulator HflK, whose amino-acid sequence MPWKNQGGGPWGQGPKGPWGGGPQSTGPRPPDLEDLLRRGQDKLQQLLPGGHFSGMGIALVLAGALVIWGLSGFFRVQSEELGVVLRFGKHVRTVEPGLNYHLPYPIETVLLPKALRVSTISIGMSLIDDPARRGRTMRDVPEESLMLTGDENIVDVDFTVLWRIKPNGVGNFLFNIQNPEGTVKAVAESAMREVIGRSQIQPILTGARNLTEQGVHELMQKTLDTYGSGVQITQVQMQKVDPPAQVIDAFRDVQAARADFERQQNEAQTYANRVIPDARGRAAQILQVAEGYKEQAVAEAVGQSARFQKVYDEYKKAPDVTRQRIYLETMERILGGSEKLVYDGGNSAQSIVPYLPLSELTPRRPPPTAGQQQQGGSR is encoded by the coding sequence ATGCCGTGGAAGAATCAAGGTGGGGGCCCATGGGGCCAGGGTCCCAAGGGACCATGGGGCGGCGGTCCGCAGTCTACCGGGCCGAGGCCACCTGACCTCGAGGACCTTCTGCGACGCGGCCAGGACAAGCTGCAGCAGCTTCTGCCGGGCGGCCATTTCAGCGGCATGGGTATCGCACTGGTGCTGGCCGGCGCGCTGGTGATCTGGGGATTGTCCGGATTCTTCCGCGTGCAGTCGGAAGAGCTCGGCGTCGTGCTGCGCTTCGGCAAGCATGTACGCACCGTCGAGCCCGGGCTGAACTATCATCTGCCCTATCCGATCGAAACCGTGCTGCTGCCGAAGGCGTTGCGCGTCTCCACCATTTCGATCGGCATGAGCCTGATCGACGATCCGGCGCGGCGCGGCCGCACCATGCGCGACGTGCCTGAAGAAAGCCTGATGCTGACCGGCGACGAAAACATCGTCGATGTCGACTTCACGGTGCTGTGGCGGATCAAGCCGAACGGCGTCGGCAATTTCCTCTTCAACATCCAGAATCCCGAAGGCACGGTGAAGGCGGTGGCCGAAAGCGCGATGCGTGAGGTGATCGGGCGTTCGCAGATTCAGCCGATCCTCACCGGTGCCCGCAACTTGACCGAGCAGGGCGTTCACGAACTGATGCAGAAGACGCTGGATACCTATGGTTCCGGCGTTCAGATCACGCAGGTGCAGATGCAGAAGGTCGACCCACCTGCGCAGGTGATCGACGCGTTCCGTGACGTGCAGGCCGCGCGCGCCGACTTCGAGCGGCAGCAGAACGAGGCGCAGACCTACGCCAACCGCGTCATTCCCGACGCCCGCGGACGCGCCGCGCAGATCCTGCAGGTCGCCGAAGGTTACAAGGAACAGGCAGTCGCCGAGGCCGTGGGCCAGAGCGCGCGCTTCCAGAAGGTCTACGACGAGTACAAGAAGGCACCGGACGTGACGCGCCAGCGAATTTACCTGGAGACGATGGAGCGGATTCTCGGCGGCTCCGAGAAACTGGTCTATGACGGCGGCAACTCCGCACAGAGCATCGTGCCGTATCTGCCGCTCAGTGAGTTGACGCCGCGCCGTCCGCCGCCGACGGCTGGCCAGCAGCAGCAGGGAGGCTCGCGATGA
- a CDS encoding tripartite tricarboxylate transporter TctB family protein, protein MNATPGHAPVKSIMPKWVRNPQEFVGGIALMAIAVFALWASSDLQGMRGFSFGAGTAPRMFGFLLLGLGALITVVGVVTEGPHLAKYHWRGPFFVTIAILTFAFTIRPMGMIFAAMAAFLIAACGSPETRWKETLIVAVCLTAFCALLFPYALGLPLQLLPTFMIR, encoded by the coding sequence ATGAATGCTACGCCGGGCCATGCGCCGGTCAAATCCATCATGCCGAAATGGGTTCGCAACCCGCAGGAGTTTGTCGGCGGAATTGCCTTGATGGCGATTGCCGTGTTCGCCCTCTGGGCGTCGAGCGACCTGCAGGGCATGCGCGGATTTTCGTTCGGCGCCGGCACCGCGCCGCGGATGTTCGGATTTTTGCTGCTGGGACTAGGCGCCCTCATCACCGTCGTCGGCGTTGTCACCGAAGGTCCCCACCTTGCGAAATATCATTGGCGGGGACCGTTCTTCGTGACGATCGCGATTTTGACGTTTGCCTTCACGATCCGGCCCATGGGAATGATCTTTGCCGCCATGGCCGCCTTCTTGATCGCGGCATGCGGGTCGCCGGAAACCCGGTGGAAGGAGACGCTGATCGTTGCCGTCTGCCTGACGGCGTTTTGCGCCCTGTTGTTTCCATATGCGCTCGGCCTGCCTTTGCAGCTTCTGCCGACTTTCATGATCCGGTGA
- a CDS encoding Do family serine endopeptidase, protein MTGARPTLKSRLRLMGIAISLGAASMLATVPASARGPDGIADIAEKVIDSVVNISTSQSVEVKGAGRDAMPQLPPGSPFEEFFDDFFKNRRGGLPKGGDKGGDMQPPRKTNSLGSGFIIDAAGVVVTNNHVIADADEINVIMNDGTKIKAELVGVDKKTDIAVLKFKPVKPVTAVRFGDSDKLRLGEWVIAIGNPFSLGGSVTAGIVSARNRDISQGPYDSYIQTDASINRGNSGGPLFNLEGEVIGVNTLIISPTGGSIGLGFAVPSKTVAAVVDQLRQFGELRRGWLGVRIQQVTEEIAESLNIKPARGALVAGIDEKGPAKPAGIEPGDVVVKFDGKDVKDPKDLSRVVADTAVGKEVDVVIIRKGNEETRKVTLGRLEDTEKVQQAAAKTKEDPVEKPVTQKALGLDLAALSKDLRTKYKIKESVKGVIITGVDGSSDAAEKRLSAGDVIVEVAQEAVASAADIKKRVDQLKKDGKKSVLLLVSNGEGELRFVALGVQ, encoded by the coding sequence ATGACCGGTGCCAGACCCACCTTGAAAAGCCGCCTGCGCCTGATGGGGATTGCGATCTCGCTCGGTGCCGCCAGTATGCTGGCTACAGTGCCGGCCAGCGCGCGCGGCCCGGATGGGATCGCCGACATTGCCGAGAAGGTGATCGATTCCGTTGTCAATATCTCGACCTCGCAGAGCGTGGAGGTCAAGGGCGCCGGCAGGGATGCGATGCCGCAATTGCCGCCGGGCTCGCCGTTCGAGGAATTTTTTGACGACTTCTTCAAGAACCGGCGCGGCGGCTTGCCCAAGGGCGGCGACAAGGGCGGCGATATGCAGCCGCCGCGCAAGACCAATTCGCTCGGCTCCGGTTTCATCATCGATGCCGCCGGCGTCGTCGTCACCAACAATCACGTCATCGCGGATGCCGACGAGATCAACGTGATCATGAACGACGGCACCAAGATCAAGGCCGAACTGGTCGGCGTCGACAAGAAGACCGATATTGCGGTCTTGAAGTTCAAGCCGGTGAAGCCGGTGACCGCGGTGAGATTCGGCGATTCCGACAAGCTGCGGCTCGGCGAATGGGTGATTGCGATCGGCAATCCGTTCAGCCTCGGCGGCTCGGTTACGGCCGGCATCGTGTCGGCGCGCAACCGCGACATCAGCCAGGGGCCGTACGACAGCTATATTCAGACCGATGCCTCCATCAACCGCGGCAATTCCGGCGGGCCGCTGTTCAACCTCGAAGGCGAAGTGATCGGCGTCAACACGCTGATCATCTCGCCGACCGGCGGTTCGATCGGCCTCGGCTTCGCGGTACCGTCGAAGACGGTGGCCGCCGTAGTTGATCAGCTTCGGCAGTTCGGCGAACTGCGCCGCGGCTGGCTTGGCGTGCGGATCCAGCAGGTCACCGAGGAGATCGCCGAAAGCCTCAACATCAAGCCCGCTCGCGGCGCGCTGGTCGCCGGCATCGACGAGAAGGGACCGGCCAAGCCTGCCGGCATCGAGCCCGGCGATGTCGTCGTCAAGTTCGACGGCAAGGACGTCAAGGACCCGAAGGATCTCTCCCGGGTCGTCGCCGATACCGCCGTCGGCAAGGAAGTCGACGTCGTCATCATCCGCAAGGGTAACGAGGAAACCCGCAAGGTTACGCTCGGTCGCCTCGAGGATACTGAAAAGGTGCAGCAGGCCGCCGCCAAGACCAAGGAAGATCCTGTCGAGAAGCCGGTGACGCAAAAGGCGCTCGGCCTCGATCTGGCCGCGCTGAGCAAGGACCTGCGGACGAAGTACAAGATCAAGGAGAGCGTGAAAGGCGTCATCATCACCGGTGTCGACGGCTCCTCCGACGCCGCCGAAAAGCGGCTTTCCGCCGGCGACGTCATCGTCGAGGTGGCGCAGGAAGCGGTCGCCAGCGCCGCCGACATCAAGAAGCGCGTCGATCAGCTCAAGAAGGACGGCAAGAAATCGGTGCTGCTGCTGGTGTCGAATGGCGAGGGCGAATTGCGGTTCGTGGCGCTCGGCGTGCAGTGA
- a CDS encoding DUF2065 domain-containing protein: MRSIAFADFLIGVGILFVLEGLMFAASPAWMRRAMKSALATPDNILRIVGIVSAVVGLLLIWFVRR, translated from the coding sequence ATGAGGTCAATTGCGTTCGCCGACTTCCTCATCGGTGTGGGCATCCTGTTTGTGCTCGAAGGCCTGATGTTCGCAGCCAGCCCGGCCTGGATGCGCCGGGCGATGAAAAGCGCATTGGCGACGCCGGATAATATCCTGCGGATCGTCGGCATCGTTTCTGCGGTCGTCGGCCTGCTTCTGATCTGGTTCGTGCGGCGGTAG
- a CDS encoding dihydrofolate reductase, which translates to MEIVLIVAVAENGVIGAGGAIPWRLKSDMARFKALTSGKPVVMGRKTFVSIGRPLPGRTNIVITRDAGFRADGVVVTHSFSNAKAIATGDALRRFATEIAVIGGAEIYAQWMDGADRLEITEVHVRPDGDTHFPAVDLAVWEEVARVRNPAGPDDSADFSYVTFRRRQQD; encoded by the coding sequence ATGGAAATCGTTCTCATCGTCGCTGTCGCCGAGAACGGCGTGATCGGAGCCGGGGGCGCCATTCCGTGGCGGCTGAAATCGGACATGGCGCGCTTCAAGGCGCTGACCTCGGGCAAACCTGTCGTTATGGGCCGCAAGACCTTCGTCTCGATCGGCCGGCCGCTTCCCGGACGGACAAATATCGTCATCACCCGCGACGCTGGTTTTCGCGCCGATGGCGTGGTGGTTACCCATTCGTTCAGCAACGCGAAGGCGATCGCCACCGGCGATGCACTGCGACGTTTCGCCACTGAGATCGCGGTGATCGGCGGCGCCGAAATCTACGCGCAATGGATGGACGGCGCCGATCGCCTGGAGATTACCGAGGTGCACGTCCGGCCCGACGGCGACACGCACTTCCCGGCGGTCGATTTAGCCGTCTGGGAAGAGGTGGCGCGCGTGCGGAATCCGGCCGGTCCGGACGACAGTGCCGATTTCTCCTATGTGACATTTCGTCGGCGCCAACAGGATTAA
- the serB gene encoding phosphoserine phosphatase SerB gives MSLVATLICNPANPALDTTIVDGALAVLPSPGTAQWLFDEVAVDIPFDSQVKSPDEIKAIEARLQQARGDLPIDIVVQPAAFRRKKLFLADMDSTMIGQECIDELADFAGLKAHVAGITERAMRGEIEFEPALRERVALLKDLPVSVVDEVLAKRITPTPGGRELVSTMRANGAWTCLISGGFTLFTHAVAAKIGFQENRANELKVRDGKFSGEVAEPILGRAAKLATLIELRESFDLDEIDTLVAGDGANDLGMIQAAGLGVAYHAKPAVAAAAAARIDYGDLTGLLYAQGYRREEFVGG, from the coding sequence ATGTCCCTGGTCGCCACCCTCATCTGCAATCCGGCCAACCCCGCGCTCGACACCACCATCGTCGACGGCGCGCTGGCCGTTCTCCCCTCGCCGGGAACGGCACAATGGCTGTTCGACGAAGTGGCCGTCGACATTCCCTTTGACAGCCAGGTCAAGAGCCCGGACGAGATCAAGGCCATCGAAGCCCGCCTGCAACAGGCGCGCGGCGACCTGCCGATCGACATTGTGGTGCAGCCTGCGGCGTTCAGGCGCAAGAAGCTTTTTCTCGCCGACATGGATTCCACCATGATCGGCCAGGAATGCATCGACGAGCTGGCCGACTTTGCCGGGCTGAAGGCCCATGTCGCAGGCATCACCGAGCGCGCGATGCGCGGCGAGATCGAATTCGAGCCGGCGCTGCGCGAGCGTGTCGCGCTGCTGAAGGACCTGCCGGTCAGCGTGGTCGATGAGGTCCTGGCAAAGCGCATCACGCCGACGCCGGGAGGCCGCGAACTGGTTTCCACCATGCGCGCCAACGGCGCCTGGACCTGCCTGATCTCCGGCGGGTTCACCCTGTTCACCCATGCGGTCGCGGCCAAGATCGGCTTCCAGGAAAACCGCGCCAACGAATTGAAGGTACGGGACGGCAAATTCAGCGGCGAGGTTGCCGAGCCGATCCTCGGCCGCGCCGCCAAGCTGGCCACGCTCATCGAGCTTCGCGAATCCTTCGATCTCGACGAGATCGACACGCTGGTGGCCGGCGACGGCGCCAACGATCTCGGCATGATCCAGGCGGCGGGATTAGGGGTCGCCTATCACGCCAAGCCGGCGGTAGCCGCCGCTGCCGCCGCGCGGATCGACTACGGCGACCTCACCGGGCTGTTGTATGCGCAGGGTTACCGACGCGAGGAATTCGTGGGGGGATAA
- the hflC gene encoding protease modulator HflC — translation MRSPVTGIVSLILLFAVVIVGYSSVFTVSQTEQALVVRLGRPVDVVSEPGLNFKAPFIDTVISIDKRILDLENPSQEVIASDQKRLVVDAFARYRIKNPLRFYQSIGSIQAANIQLTTLLNAALRRVLGEVPFINVVRDERDTLMQRIREQLDREADQYGIELVDVRIRRADLPEANSQAVYQRMQTERQREAAEFRAQGGQKAQEIRSRADREATVIIAEANSTAEQTRGAGDAERNRLFAEAYGRDPDFFAFYRSMSAYETGLRSNDTRFLLRPDSEFFRFFANPSGRPPAAAAAAAAPKP, via the coding sequence ATGAGGTCTCCGGTTACAGGTATTGTCAGCCTGATCCTGCTGTTCGCGGTAGTGATCGTGGGCTACAGCTCGGTATTCACGGTGTCGCAGACCGAGCAGGCGCTCGTGGTCCGGCTCGGTCGGCCCGTTGACGTCGTGTCCGAGCCGGGCCTGAACTTCAAGGCGCCGTTTATCGACACCGTTATCAGCATCGACAAGCGCATCCTCGATCTGGAAAATCCGTCCCAGGAAGTTATCGCTTCCGACCAGAAGCGGCTCGTGGTCGACGCCTTCGCCCGTTACCGGATCAAGAACCCGCTGCGCTTCTATCAGAGCATCGGCTCGATCCAGGCGGCCAACATCCAGCTCACCACGCTGCTGAACGCGGCGCTGCGCCGCGTGCTGGGCGAGGTTCCCTTCATCAACGTAGTGCGCGACGAACGCGACACCCTGATGCAGCGCATCCGCGAGCAACTCGACCGGGAAGCCGATCAGTACGGCATTGAGTTGGTTGACGTGCGTATCCGCCGTGCCGATCTGCCGGAGGCCAATAGCCAGGCGGTCTATCAGCGCATGCAGACCGAGCGGCAGCGCGAGGCGGCAGAGTTCCGCGCCCAAGGCGGACAGAAGGCGCAGGAGATCCGCTCGAGGGCCGACCGCGAGGCAACCGTGATCATTGCGGAGGCCAACTCGACCGCCGAGCAGACGCGCGGCGCGGGTGACGCCGAGCGCAACCGGCTGTTCGCCGAGGCCTATGGCCGGGATCCGGATTTCTTCGCCTTCTATCGTTCGATGTCGGCCTACGAGACCGGGCTCCGCTCCAACGACACCCGTTTCCTGCTGCGGCCCGATTCCGAGTTCTTCCGCTTCTTCGCCAATCCGTCGGGGCGTCCGCCGGCGGCCGCCGCGGCCGCGGCGGCACCGAAGCCTTAA
- a CDS encoding tripartite tricarboxylate transporter substrate binding protein BugD, producing MIRYGRRSLAGGFLAVLAGLGLSSSQAQAQTYPTRNITMIVPFAAGGPTDVIARIVTGHMAQTLGQTIIIENVVGAGGTTATTRAARAANDGYTLITGHMGTHAASVPLYPKLAYHPEKDFEPVGLLAGTPILILARKDFAPKDLKEFIAYVKANETKVNAAHAGVGSVSNVSCELLNSVIGVKPIGVPFNGTGPAMNALVAGQVDYMCDQIVNAVPQINGGTIKAYAVATPERNPSLPNVPTTAEAGLPAFQAQAWNAIFAPKGTPPEIIAKLNAAMVKALDDEGVRKRLLELGSVIPPAADRTPAALGALVKNEITKWTAVVKPLN from the coding sequence ATGATTAGGTACGGTCGTCGCTCGCTTGCGGGCGGTTTTCTGGCAGTGCTTGCGGGACTGGGCTTGTCGTCTTCGCAGGCCCAAGCTCAGACTTATCCCACGCGCAACATCACCATGATCGTGCCGTTTGCGGCGGGCGGACCGACGGACGTCATCGCGCGCATCGTCACCGGCCATATGGCGCAGACGCTCGGTCAAACCATCATCATCGAAAACGTGGTCGGCGCCGGCGGCACCACCGCCACCACCCGCGCCGCGCGCGCCGCCAATGACGGCTATACGCTGATCACTGGGCATATGGGCACGCATGCGGCTTCTGTGCCGCTCTATCCCAAGCTCGCCTATCACCCGGAAAAGGACTTCGAGCCGGTCGGACTGCTCGCCGGCACGCCGATCTTGATCCTGGCACGGAAGGATTTTGCGCCAAAGGATCTCAAGGAATTCATCGCCTACGTCAAAGCGAATGAGACCAAGGTCAACGCGGCGCATGCCGGCGTCGGCTCGGTCTCGAACGTATCGTGCGAACTGCTGAACTCGGTAATCGGCGTCAAGCCGATCGGCGTTCCCTTCAACGGCACCGGTCCGGCGATGAACGCGCTGGTGGCCGGGCAGGTCGACTACATGTGCGATCAGATCGTCAATGCCGTGCCGCAGATCAACGGCGGCACCATCAAGGCCTATGCCGTGGCGACGCCGGAGCGTAATCCCTCGCTGCCAAATGTTCCCACCACCGCCGAGGCTGGCCTGCCGGCCTTCCAGGCCCAGGCGTGGAACGCAATCTTCGCGCCCAAGGGAACGCCCCCGGAAATCATCGCCAAATTGAACGCAGCGATGGTCAAGGCCCTCGACGACGAGGGCGTACGCAAGCGCCTGCTCGAACTCGGCAGCGTGATCCCCCCTGCCGCCGATCGCACCCCTGCTGCGCTGGGGGCGCTGGTGAAGAATGAGATCACCAAGTGGACGGCGGTGGTTAAGCCGCTCAATTAA
- the miaA gene encoding tRNA (adenosine(37)-N6)-dimethylallyltransferase MiaA, with translation MQAYQLDLSKAVLIAGPTASGKSALALELAQKTGGFVINTDSMQVYRDLRIITARPTPEEEARVPHRLYGHVDASVNFSAGAWVEDAARALAAARGQKRLPIFVGGSGLYFKALTRGLSAVPPIPAEVRDAVRARLERDGVEALHAELARRDPVSAERLKPRDRTRVARALEVVEATGRALPDWHREGLPPLLPRSEFSALFLAPEREELYARIDARFGAMLAAGALDEVAALAARKLDPLLPAMKAHGVPALIRHLRGEITREEAAEIGRADTRHYAKRQFTWFRHQLPEFEWVKPEVARGWVEARSS, from the coding sequence ATGCAGGCTTATCAGCTAGATTTGAGCAAGGCCGTGCTTATCGCAGGGCCGACCGCCAGCGGCAAGTCGGCCCTGGCGCTCGAATTGGCGCAAAAGACCGGTGGCTTCGTCATCAACACCGATTCGATGCAGGTCTATCGCGATCTCCGCATCATCACGGCGCGGCCGACGCCGGAGGAGGAAGCGCGCGTGCCGCACCGGCTCTACGGCCATGTCGATGCCTCAGTCAATTTCTCGGCCGGAGCGTGGGTGGAGGATGCAGCAAGAGCGTTGGCGGCGGCGCGCGGCCAAAAGCGCCTGCCGATCTTCGTCGGCGGCTCCGGCCTGTACTTCAAGGCGTTGACGCGCGGCCTGTCCGCGGTGCCGCCGATCCCGGCCGAGGTGCGCGACGCCGTTCGGGCGCGGCTGGAACGCGACGGCGTCGAAGCGCTGCACGCCGAGCTGGCGCGGCGTGATCCCGTCTCCGCCGAACGCCTGAAGCCGCGCGACCGCACACGCGTTGCCCGAGCGCTGGAGGTCGTCGAAGCCACCGGACGCGCACTGCCGGACTGGCATCGCGAGGGCCTGCCGCCGCTGCTGCCTCGGAGCGAATTCTCTGCGCTGTTCCTCGCGCCCGAGCGTGAAGAACTTTATGCGCGGATTGATGCGCGATTCGGCGCGATGCTGGCCGCGGGTGCGCTGGATGAGGTCGCAGCGCTCGCCGCGCGAAAGCTCGATCCCCTGCTGCCGGCGATGAAAGCCCATGGCGTGCCGGCGCTGATCCGGCACCTCAGGGGTGAAATCACGCGCGAGGAGGCCGCCGAAATCGGCCGCGCCGATACCCGCCATTATGCCAAGCGGCAGTTCACGTGGTTTAGGCATCAGTTGCCGGAGTTCGAGTGGGTAAAGCCAGAGGTGGCGAGGGGGTGGGTGGAAGCCCGCTCCTCGTAG
- a CDS encoding tripartite tricarboxylate transporter permease, giving the protein MGDIFSNLGLGFGVVFQFVQWTPAFLGGISIPIPVNILLCLIGALVGTLVGVLPGIGTIATVAMLLPITFGLPPVGALIMLAGIYYGAQYGGSTTSILVNIPGEAGSVVTALDGFQMAKRGRAGPALAIAAIGSFFAGCVATVLIALLGAPLTRVALAFGPAEYFSLMVLGLIFAVVLAKGSVLKAIAMIVLGLLLSMVGSDIETGASRMAFNIPELADGLGFATLAMGLFGFAEIIRNLDAGGETDRKLVQEKVSGLMPTRRDLKETAPAILRGTVLGSILGILPGGGAVIASFAAYTLEKKVSKDPSKFGHGEIRGVAAPESANNAAAQTSFIPLLTLGIPPNAVMALMVGAMTIHGIVPGPQVMQKQPDLVWGMIASMWVGNLMLLIINLPMVGIWVRLLRVPYRLMFPSIVVFCCIGIYSVNNAPTDVMIAGAFGLVGYWLIKHDFEPAPLLLGMVLGPLMEENLRRALLISRGDWSVFLTRPLSAVLMAIAAALLVLAVLPSLRKKRDEVFVESEN; this is encoded by the coding sequence ATGGGAGATATTTTCTCAAATCTTGGACTCGGCTTCGGCGTCGTTTTCCAGTTCGTGCAGTGGACACCCGCCTTCCTTGGCGGAATTTCCATTCCGATCCCGGTCAATATTCTGCTGTGCCTGATCGGCGCACTGGTCGGTACGCTCGTTGGCGTGCTGCCCGGCATTGGCACTATCGCTACTGTGGCCATGCTGCTGCCGATCACCTTTGGCCTGCCCCCGGTAGGCGCACTGATCATGCTGGCAGGCATCTATTACGGTGCGCAATATGGCGGCTCGACCACGTCGATCCTGGTCAATATTCCAGGTGAGGCCGGCTCGGTGGTCACTGCGCTTGACGGCTTCCAGATGGCGAAGAGAGGCCGCGCCGGCCCGGCGCTCGCGATCGCCGCGATCGGATCGTTCTTCGCCGGCTGTGTCGCGACGGTGTTGATTGCCCTGCTAGGTGCGCCGCTCACCAGGGTGGCGCTGGCGTTCGGACCTGCCGAATACTTCTCGCTGATGGTGCTCGGCCTGATCTTCGCGGTTGTGCTCGCGAAAGGCTCGGTGCTGAAGGCGATCGCGATGATCGTGCTCGGCCTGCTGCTTTCCATGGTCGGGTCCGACATCGAGACCGGCGCGTCTCGCATGGCCTTCAACATTCCCGAACTGGCTGACGGCCTTGGTTTTGCCACGCTGGCGATGGGATTGTTCGGCTTTGCCGAAATCATTCGCAATCTCGACGCCGGTGGCGAAACCGATCGCAAGCTGGTTCAGGAGAAGGTTTCGGGACTGATGCCGACGCGGAGGGATCTCAAGGAGACGGCCCCTGCGATCCTGCGCGGCACCGTGCTCGGATCGATTCTCGGCATTCTGCCGGGCGGCGGCGCCGTGATCGCATCGTTCGCAGCATACACGCTCGAGAAGAAAGTCTCGAAAGATCCCTCGAAGTTCGGTCATGGCGAAATCCGGGGCGTCGCAGCACCCGAGAGTGCCAACAATGCCGCAGCCCAGACTTCGTTCATTCCATTGCTGACGCTTGGTATTCCGCCGAACGCGGTGATGGCGCTGATGGTCGGCGCGATGACGATTCACGGCATCGTGCCCGGTCCCCAAGTGATGCAGAAACAACCGGACCTGGTGTGGGGCATGATTGCCTCGATGTGGGTCGGCAACCTGATGCTGCTGATCATCAACCTGCCGATGGTCGGGATATGGGTGCGGCTGTTGCGCGTGCCGTACCGGTTGATGTTCCCATCGATCGTGGTTTTCTGCTGTATCGGCATCTACTCCGTGAACAACGCGCCAACCGACGTCATGATCGCTGGTGCGTTCGGTTTGGTCGGCTACTGGCTGATCAAGCACGATTTCGAGCCGGCGCCGTTGCTGCTCGGGATGGTGCTCGGACCGCTGATGGAAGAAAACCTGCGCCGCGCACTCCTGATTTCGCGCGGTGACTGGTCAGTCTTCCTGACGCGACCATTGTCGGCGGTACTGATGGCGATTGCAGCGGCGTTGCTTGTCCTTGCGGTGCTGCCGTCGCTGCGCAAGAAGCGCGATGAGGTGTTTGTGGAATCGGAGAACTGA